Genomic window (Campylobacter concisus):
CAAAGGCCAGTTTATATGGAGTTTAAAGAGTGTAAAAACCAAAATGGCGAGCATTTAGTCGTCTCTCACTCGGCCGTTGGTAAATTTTGGGACTTAAGAGATGATGATAGATCAAGAGACGAGTTTAGAAGGCATGCACTATCAGGCAGAGGCGATATGACGCAAGTAAAAGGCGTATTTAATGTCTACGGACACACACCAGTGCGCAAGGCTAGGCTCTATACAAATAGCGCTAATATCGACACTGGCTGTGTTTATAATCAAGAAGGATACGATAAGCTTTGTGCTTTAGAATTTCCATCGATGAAAATTTATACGCAAAAAAATGTTGAAAATTTTAACAAAAAGGATAAAGATGTGGTTTTCTAAAAAGAGTTCTAGCTTTGCAAGCAGAGTTGATAAATTTTGGAGCGAATTTGGTAAAAATTTAGACGCCATCAAACAAAATTTAGAAGATAAAAATTTTGAAGCTGCGAGTAAAATGACCGAAGAGGCGCTAAATTTATGTTTAGTTGATCCGACATTTATGATAGGACTTATAGACGACAAGATCGATCTAGTACTCACTCCAGAAGGACTTAAACATAGGCTTTTGTGGCTTAAATTTATCAAATCACGCACGCCAAAAGAGTATGGGGCAAAGCTTACTTGCACACTTGGCAAACCACGTGCACCACGAAACGTCGCTACTATACAGATGTATGGCGTAAGCGTTGATGCAAATGAGGTCATGGTCTATGCAAAATTTAATGACAAAAGCGTAGATATGTGCCTATATAACGAAACTCTAAGTAAGCTTAAAAGTGAAGATGAAAATAAGGCATATACATTATCGCTCATACTTTGTGACAACGTAGTTGGCGAGATGATCATGATAAATATGCTTGGAGAATTTGAGATAATAGACAAACCAAGAGAAAAAGGCGTGCCACTGATCGACTTTGCCGATCTTATAGATGAGAAATTTGGTAAAGAAGCCTCAAACGAGCCGCTTAAGAATTTTATAGTCTATGAGCTAGAACCTCGCTCAAACAAGCTACGTGACGACGTTTTCACAGGATATACATCTATTAGCGAGCTACTAAACGAATACTACGACGGCGCAAGCGATACCTATAACGAAGCTTTTGAGCTTGGCATAAATTTTTGCTTTTTAGCCATATCTCACGGTGGCGACATACAGTTTGGCGTTGATAGCAAAAATAAAATTTCAGATGCGCTAAAAGAGAGTGAAATTTGCGAGAT
Coding sequences:
- a CDS encoding metallophosphoesterase, with amino-acid sequence MSKQIYIIGDVHGCFNTLLELIKQFPDKEKSQICFVGDVIDRGLFSCDVVELIIQNNYKMVMGNHERRLLSNKYEFLNNQAPFDTSWFFNNGGVATYGSYLGQSVGFKQRHIDFLDQRPVYMEFKECKNQNGEHLVVSHSAVGKFWDLRDDDRSRDEFRRHALSGRGDMTQVKGVFNVYGHTPVRKARLYTNSANIDTGCVYNQEGYDKLCALEFPSMKIYTQKNVENFNKKDKDVVF